The following nucleotide sequence is from Solanum dulcamara chromosome 7, daSolDulc1.2, whole genome shotgun sequence.
tttgatttggttatggttatagaaaaaataaccgaataaataaccaaaccaaatcgataattatatacataaaatttataattatttatatgtataatattagtttttcataaataattaaagatattttataccttttaattattaatttaatattgggaaatttacataaatatacaatattaagaaaatatttaccatttatagcaataaaaaaataatttcactgaacacttataatacatttataatacagttttaatacatattgcagagaactatttataaaacatatataatacaagttttatagatagataatatatttatcacatattttaatagacttataatacattatgttagtttcttactacacaaacataatatatattttaaaacacttataatacatttatattgtatgcataattcacttttaatacaagtatagatttatcataatattactatatattgctataaatggtaataaataaaaaatatcgctaaaatcagtaattaatttttaaaaaacactcaatcaagtaatttttcctttaatattaatctatttatttttaaggcccaacaatccaagcccaactctcaagcccaattataaattctaataaacactaaacaacAGTCCAAGTCCAACAGTCCAAGCCCATTAGCCAACTCTCAAGCCtgattctaaatcctaaattcttaATAAACACTAAGCACAGCAACATAAGGTAAAAGttaaaaaactttaaaaccctagtatctgttttccttttacatttctgtttctctcacgttggtttctcacaaagtcacagactcacagtcatagactaacagtgaaagctcaagagcaacctcaactcctcaaccctaaatacaagattgtcaaattttgagaaggtctataagaagtttttcaaattttaaattgattttaagttgttttcttttttgtttcgaatgtttaagttgttttcttttctgtttCGAACATTTGTGGGCCgtgagaaaaaaagaattttgtaaGAATTtggtagagagagaatatttgtattatctcggctagtcataaaccgaataatcgaaccaaaccgaaccaaaccgacaataaccaaacccgtggttattattttacttgatttggttatggttttagataattaataaccgattaaattagtttgattatggttttaatcaataaccgacccaaatcgaaccatgaacaccctaGCTGGGGCTTCTGGTGTCAAGTGTCCTGAGTGATTTTGTGACAAGTTTTAATAGCACcatgatatttcaagattacCTGAAGTACAGAACACATGCATATGTTACGAAATTGGGGGAAAAAATATACATTACAGATAATAAAGATTTTGAATAAAGACCACTAGAGCCATGATAACAATTAACAACACATTGTCAAAACCTTCAGTTTCAGTTGATTGATCTCTTGCCCTACAGAGTACAGACAACTCTCCAATATCAAACTATGAAAATCTTTCCATTTTCTTTCCACCAGAGAGTATTGGACCTCTTCCAAATTATGTCTATCAAATGTTCTACAAAATCTTTTAATAATTACTTAAATGGAAAGGAAGGGGAGGGGGGGTTGTTGTTGCCAATAGTATGTGTTGCTGTAAAATAACTCTCTACAGACATATCCCTGCTGAGTGATGGGCATATCATGGAACGATTGGTTTACTGTCCCAAGCCTCTCTTACTTCGGCTAAATCCAGACGGTATCTCTTAGCTAGAACTTCTACTTGTTCAGCAAATGGCCTGTTTCCAAGTTGACCTATGTGAAGAACCATTTGGTTCCATCTCTTTCGACATATATCTCCAGGCCTATGGTCAAGAAGATTGTCCCAGTCCACATCTTCGATGCAGCTTGCGTCCAGCTCAAAAAGTGCATCAACTAGGCGATAGTCATCAGCATCTGCCCATTCACCTTTGGCCACCATGGGTGATGTTAATTGACCATACCATTTCAAGCAGCAGGTTGCATCAGTTCTCGTGGACAAGCTGTCACTTATTGCACCCCAAGCAATATTATCTCGTAGCATCCCATGCTTAGATTTCTTCTCTTCAGAAAGCTTCAGTCTCAGATTGGTGTTTACTAAATCAAACAAAGTTTGGTACTCCTCCTGAGTCCATTGTCCTTTATTCAGATTGGGCAGTTTTATCCTTCGCCATGTATCCTTCACATGCCACCGATGTTTTCCAAGTTCATCAGCTAAGGCCTTCCAATTGTTCCCATTCTCTTTCTGGAACTTTCGTACCATCTCATACTCTTCTTCAGTCCATTTACGTGATTCACTCCTTCGAAACAAGATCTGTGCACGAGAATAAACTGCAGTAGAAGGTCTATATGGTATAGCACTCCCTATTTCTTTCCAGCAACCCTTAATTTCAGGATAAGATCTAGAATTTAAAACCTTTTTCAGCCCTTCCTCGCCTAAGTTATGTATCTCTATGTATTTATGAACAGCCTTTTTGACAATTTCATCTTCTAGCTTTGAGAATCGCTTGCCACGCAGTAAATTTTCTTCCTCAATATTATGCTTCTCATCCCTTGGATCATTCAATGAAGGGAAAATCTGAACATGACCAGAAAATCTCACTCTCTTTTCACTCTTCTCATGTGTAGGATCTTCAGAGTTGTGTCctaattttaccttttttctctttttgatatTACCATTGTCTGTtctgttttcttcttctatctCTATAGGTGAAGAAATATCACCTTCATTGACTTCAGCAACAATATCTTCCTGTACATCCTCAGTATCATGCATTTTCTCCTGCTCATCCCCGCAGCTTTTCTTCAACTTCCTACTTTTATTCCCTTCAACAATTCTCGAAGCAACCTCATCACTGTCTTCACTATACTTCTTCCTAGAACGCTTTCCATGatctctttctttcttcctcttgATGTCACAATCATCACTCTTAGCTTTAATACTCTTAGCTTTAATATCAGTTTTTGTCACTTCTACACCATTGGTAGTCTTAGTGTTTTTCTTGGATTTCTTTTTCCTTCTAATCTCGTCCACAGCTTCTCCACCAGAGACCTCACCAAGGGTCTCAACCACCTTGTCACTGTCCCGCATTTCACTTGCACTTGCAGGAGCACTAGTTTTGGTATCTAAAGGCTCATTCAAGCAGCTTTTCTTcagctttttctttttctttttctcaacACATTTCACAACATTTCCATCACTGTCTTTGTTGGATTTTTCAGAATGTTTTCCACATTCTCTGTTTTTCTTTCTCTTAACGTCACACTCATCACTCTCTCCTCCAAGACCACTGGTGGCAGCATTCTTATTGCTTTTCTTGGATTTCTTCTCCAGCTTCCGGAGCATATCCTCCTTCTCATCTCCTTGGACCATGCCTCTTTCAGATTTATCAATTATATCTTCCTGCAAGGCACCAAAAGTGGtttcaagaagaaaaaagaaaaagaaaagccTGGTTACAATACAAAGTATACTGCAAACCCCTACAGAGACTACCCAGAAAGCATTGACAAACTATCACTGATCTGTAttccacttttattttttatattattattttgataaggTAAAGTAATCCGCTTTTACTTTCTTTACTTTGTTTTAGATTATCAGATTCACCTGAAAATTAAGGAAAATTCAGTAAACTGTTTGAGAATTAGCTTCTGAAAGATAATTGACATTAACCAGGGTATATCACAAGGATAATAGTTGGAAGTTCAAAATTCAGAATTTCCAGTATTTAAGctgtttttttagaaaaaaaaatacacagcTACAATTCACTTTAGTGTTGGATGTTACAAAAGAAGCGGGAGTTCCTCAACAAAATCAATGCTATAAATAAATTGACCAAGTCTATCATCTTGTTCTCCTCATATAAATTTTCAAGTTTACACCAAAGTGCCAAAAGACCTAAACATCTGTACTTCAGAGTATGAAGTCTTCAGAACCAAAATGGTCCAAATCATACAAGCAGGAGCAGTTCTCCACAAGAAATCAAGTTGGGAAGACAAGCAAGTCAAAGACCATGGCAGATTGTTAATATCAGGgcatatcacattttacttcAGCTACAGTGGTTTTATACTTTCCACTAACTATTTTGCTCAACTTCCTAAAGCAGCTATAAGTAAGTTTAATGTTGTGCAGATATCAGAAGATGCAATTCGAAGACCAGAACAGCTTGCTAGTACCAGATTATAGATTTTACttcatttaatattattttatatttcgtCCTTACCCATTTTGCACAACTACATAGAACAGCTGTAATTTACAAAGGGAGCGAATCAGCTCCAGTAAGTTTCGGTCCAGTATTTCTCCAATGTAGTACTTCATATAGGGCAtgtgtaaaagaaaaaaaatgaagcgATTGGATTCATCTTTAAAAATGGTCTCCTTCAATTGTTTTAAATTCAgtttaacaaattaaaaagaaagaaaattaaatgGAAGGTTAACTGAGAAGGATAACAAAGATTTTGTGGTGAAGGCCTACAGGAACTAGTGGCTGCCATCAACGACTTACCTGAATCAGATTGATTCAAATGAGCATAGTCGCTTAACTTCCCAAAACTTTGATTTTGGGAGCTGAGTTTTTTCCCAGATTGCCATTGGTAAAGGCAAGAATAGTTCCTTTTGGATGTCTGTGAAATGGTCTTGGTTTATGGAGTTGTTGGACCTCTGGTGCGTGAGGACCTGGAATTATAGTGTGAAAAAGGGCGCTGCTATGCTGATCTCTCCTTTACTTTATTTGTTGGAAAATTTCAGCCCATTCTCTTTTGTAATTGTTGGCAcagttttctctttttttcataaTAAGATTATGTCGGGTTGATGGCTTGCGCTTCTTTACAAAGCACAACCAAGATGGTCAATTCTCTTAAATTTAAGCTCTTTGTGAAATTACTAgctagaagaagaaagaagacgACCTTGAAGAGAGTAAAAATGAAGCCAAACCAGAGGAAGATGAAGCATCGTGGTTCTAAAATTGTAAactcaaataaaatttgaatataaTTACAAACTGAATCGAGACCAGTGTTGTCAAAGGCACGCTTAAGCCTTGAAGCGAGGGTCAAAACATGTTGAATCGTCTTGCTTAATGTGCGCTTCAATATCGTCATCAAGAGGTTCTAAGGCATACTTTTCCTTgacaatgagcctcttctgaAGAGGCAACACTAagcaattgatatttcactttattgtaaaaaaattcaatttctttgttcatatatttgtcattcatgcctataattattagtcttggactaaacatatttatttgtattttttctccctttgcgcCTTTATTCATTAAAGCCCAGGCTTTATTTGCGCTTTACACTTGAAGCCCCAACAGACCTTAAAGTTTTTTTTGTGCCTTTTGCTTTTGACACACTAATCGAGACCATTAAAACTTTTTCAACATGTGTCCTATAACAAGTACTGCATTGGAGAATACTGGACTGAAACTTGCTGGAGCGGATCCGCTCCCATTCACAAAATCATAATTCGTATTCCTTTATTTAAACCTTGCTCTTTATTGGTAATGCAAGAAATCATAAGCATATTTGACCTTAATTCTGTAGCAAAAGACACAAATGGAGTGGATCCTCTCCCATTTACGAAAACATACTTCGTATTCCTTTATTTAAACCTTGCTCTTTATTGGTAATGCAAgaaatcataagcatatatGACCTTAATTCTGTAGTAAAAGGCACAAACAGTAATTTGATTCTATCAAAATAGAACTAGCTTAACTGCTAGAGGCACATCAAGTTATCACACTTAACAATTGAAACAGTAGAAGTTCACTTAGCCTTcatagaaaaattcaaaaacaattACCCTCCAAAAATACTGCAAGTTGTGTCAGATCCTCCAAcaatgcactacttttggaggatctaACATGCACAGGTCTGCATTTTTTGAGTCACACCAACAAGTTGACAAGTAAGTTCACTACTTCGTCGTCTAACTAAATTCTAGCCCCTAAAGGAAGTAATAAACTATTATGAAAGCTGAGAAGTCTTTACATTCTGGTGAGTTCAAAAGGATTCCTTATCATCTATCCAAATCCCTTACCAAAAAGCAAttagaatcaaatcaaagaccaacaagcataACAACTATTTACTTTTTCAGCACTGAGAATATACAAATCAATTCGCCCCTCATCTTACCCAAAAAATCATATGAAAAAGGGACTAGGGTTTATCGGGTGAGATACAAAGAGAGAGAAAACTTACAACTCAAAATTCGCCGAGAAAATAAGAGATCGTGAAGTGTTCGCCCAGAAAACAGCAGCTGAGGAAAAGGGGTTTCAGTCGGCGGACGAGAAACTGCAGCTGGTGCAAAAATGGCGCAAACGTTTGGGCAGGGGAATTAAAGTGGAGAAAAAGCCAAGACACCGTAGGGCTGCGTATCGGTCGGTTCCGTTCGGTTATGAAAGTTATCGGTTTTACTTATTGGTTATCGGTTTGTAGTCATGCTAAACCGTTAAAAGAACCATTAAGATATCGGTTAATCGGTTATCGGTTCGTTTATCGGTTAGTGATTCACACAAttcttttttaatgaaaatCACATAAAAGACTGTAACTAATGGACCTATTATAGTAGGTGCAGGTCCTTCTGGTTTAGCAGTTTCAGCTTGTCTTAAAGAAAATGGAGTCCCTTCACTTATTCTTGAGAGAAGAGATTGTATTGCTTCTTTATGGCAACACAAAACTTATGATCGCTTAAAACTTCATCTCCCTAAACAATTCTGTCAACTCCCATTGTTTGATTTCCCTGAAAATTTCCCAAAATACCCCACTAAACACCAGTTCATTTCTTACTTGGAAGAATATGCTAAACACTTTTCTATAACCCCTAAGTTCGAACAGGGGGTAAAAGTTGCACAATTTGATGAGGTTTGTGGGTTTTGGAGAGTACAGACTGAACATTTTCAGTACTTGTCAAAGTGGTTGATTGTAGCAATAGGGGAAACTACAGAGGCAGTTATACCTGAAATTCAAGGGATTGATAAGTTTAAAGGAAGATTGATGCAGACAAGTATAAGTCATAACTCATAACAGCGACACACTGCACACCCATCATAATAGCTACACACAGCACACACTGTAAAAGAACTCTAAAGTCTAAATGATTCATTGATTTGAGAAGAAGCATCTCAATTCTCACAGAACTCTAAAAAAAACTCTAAATGGTCAAAATTGCCAAAAAAATCATGATCTCACACACTCATCAACATAACTAAATAAAACAGCAGCATCACGATTTGAATATTAAACTGTTATGATGTCACAGAACTTGAAAACTGTCTAGCAGAAACATAAAATTAACAGTCGCACAACCGGAAACAAAAGAGGGAAATCCAGAACATGGGTTGAAATTTAGGATAGTTTTCTCATAAATCGAACCCATACGTCATAGTGAAATCATGTGATTGAGTATTTGAAACTTACCAGGCGGCAGCAAGCGCAGAGAATGAGAAATCGTGAGCTTCAGTTCTGAGTTCTAAGCTTCAACCGTGAAATAGTCACTGAGCAGTGAGGCGTGAGGCACTGAGCAGTCGAACACTCGAACTCTCGAGCTTCAGTTCGACCTTCGAACTCTCGAGCAGTGAAGTCGAAGTCGTCGTCAGAGGAGTGAGGAGCGACTTCTGAGTTTTGAGAAGTGAGAATTGTGATTTGTGACGCCCAAGTCGCGACTGAGGTCTTAAGGCTCTGAGCCCTAATTGTCAATTgggtttaaaatataaaaattctaaaaagacccaaaatatattaacgGTTTCATATCGGGTTATTGGGTGGCCCGAAATTCAGCTTAGCCAAACTGACACCCGAACCGATTACCCAATATCCTGCTATCTAAAATCGACATCCAAACCGTTAGCCCAAGATCCCGGCCCGTTAAtccaataaattaattattcggATTATTGATTTGATCCAAATTTTGCACAACCCTATGAGTATAGTCCCTTAAGTATGGGCATATCAGCAGTGGTGTCATTTGGGCGGAGTGAGTCAAGTTTGGATGAGTCATAATAggttaaaataataaatgagtCAAGAGCTAATCCAACCTAAATTTGTTTGGATTAAAATAGGTTGAGCCAAAATGGATTAGGTAATGAGTTATATAATGGGTCAAAACccaattcaactcaatttttattaagtttaattattttatttgttcttttatacTATTTTAGTGCCTAataaattttctttattatggctatatataacatatcaaattggaaaaaaaaagttttttaaaaatattttaataagatTTCTCAAAAGCCAATTCGgattgcataacaatctaattaTTAATGGGATGAGTTGAAATGGATTGAACTAATGAATGAGCGAGTTAATAACCAACCCAAACTTAAACGGTTTGGGCGAGTTTAGTTTGATTTTGCCACTCCTGGgcatatgaatattttggtccCTTGTGTTATATACTAGATACAAAAGTATGTGCAAGCACGAGTTtcaatatatgttattttatttattttattttatgtggacatgaatagaattaggagagttaatcaaatttttatataatttttaaatattacagTATTtctaacataatttttaaataatatatgtcacTCACTTTGTcataatttatgtgacacttgCAAAACTTTGAAAGTTAACCAAATTTTCATATgctctttaaatattttaagttgttaattattatcatttataatacTCTTAATtagcataatttttaaataatatatgttccCCTCTCTCGCGCGCACATAACATGTGTGAAATTTGAAAGTTAATcaaatttaatatgtttttttaaaaaatatttttaagttcttaattaatttattgtgatttataatactcttacgtaattttcaaataatatatgttattctcCTGTCCCAGTTTATGTGGTacaattgaaattttgaaagttaaatcaaatataactttcaaataatatatgttacttcttTTGTCCCAATATATGTGGGACATGTGAAATTTGAGAGttaatcaaatttttaatatatttttcttatattttaagatattacTTATTGACgtaattatgtaatttttagataacataaaataatactattttttcgtaatttttaaatacataatataatataaaataaaaataaaataaatattatgtatataaataaaatgaattaaaaaaaagggcCAAATCAATCAAATGACCGAGTCAATAGGCTCCTCAACATTCGTTTCTATaatatagttaaaaataaaaatatgtacaGCTGAAcataaaacaaagaaatagcaCAGGAAAAAGAGAGCCTGAAATTGCATAATCTATTTTCATTTCCCCGATGGGCCAAGGATAATTGAATTCCTTCCCAATTAGTTTCTTCATCATCTCCGGTTCGCAGACGATCTACGAGGATAATTGCTCATTTCGCAGTGATACCATGGTGCTTTTATCTTCTATTTCAATATTCCCCTGGCTGATTTACAAGTTTTAGGTTAATGGATACTGATTTAATCATCGATTGTTATTCTCCATTATCATCATTATGTAAACGAGGGATTCCTATTTCAATTCACAGTTTTACGAATTTTTAGCTATAAGAATTGGTAATTGTTACCTTATCCACTATAATTATTTATGTAGAATTCTTATTAAGTTCATTGTTCCTATCGGAGATTCGATTTTATAGCCTTTTACAAACTAAGTTTAGtttatatcatttttataagatatttttattattatgaaCTATCTTGAAACGGCATTTTCCTAATTTCCATTTGTAAGTGGTCATAACCATTCATTTCAACTTACTTTTCAAAAGATGTTATGTGCATCATATATAAAGGTAAACTGTTATGTGCATCATATATAAAGGTGATCAACTTTATATGggctctttttttttctcaaataattaTGGTGTTCGAGTCAATTTGCAAGTACTTCGATTAATTTCACACCATGCGTGCTACCTCCTACCAAATCAGGTACCAGGTAACTCTGTTCATCAAGATTAGGACAAATGAAAATAAATCACTTAGTATTTTTATCTACGCTATTTGAATATGAGTGATGAGACATTTGTGTTCTCAAGGCACTTCATTGGCCTATAGACCATTATTCATGTTCcagaataaattatttgttgtTCTGATGTAGAATTAGCTGATTCCAGAGTAGAGGAAATAGGAAAGGAGAGGAAAGCAAAAACATGGTTCTATGCTTAATTACGACCAGCTCAACTTTCTATCTGCAACCTGGACGTTCGAGATATCTTCGCAATTGTGGGAGATATCTCATGAAGCATGCTGATATTACAAGGCATAAGATTATCCCTTCTGCTAGGGTAGATACAGTTGGTTTGGAGGTTTTTGTAGTTTCAGACTTGCATACAGAATACGCGGAGAACATGGCATGGGTAAAGGGTTTACCAAAAAAAGGGAGGAAAAAGGAAGTTCTTCTCGTTGCAGGTGATGTTGCGGAGACTTATGAGAAGTTTGTGTTAACTATGTCCCTCTTGAAGGCTAGTTTTGAGCATGTGTTCTTTGTGCCCGGAAACCACGACCTCTGGCTCCGTAGGGAGAAAGAGAATTATGTAAGCAGTCTTTTCTTCATATTGTTCCATGAAGATGTTATTCACAGAATTTAGTTCAAAAGCAATGTGTAGAATTGCATCATATAGCACTAGTTATTGTTGCTATTTTACTTTCATGTGTCATGGTACCTCGTTAAAATGTTTTTGTGACATTTTGGGATCCCATCGCTTATGTGGACTTTTAGCTGAGGAGAAATTCTCCCTTTGAAAACATTGCCTTTTAGACAGTCTGATTAAGTTTAGGTCTCAAAGCTCCGTCGATGCAGGAAAAAGTAACAGTTAAACATGAATATTGGCAGTGTTTCCTCTCCTCTTCTCCCTTTTTCCATCTTCTGTTTGCACTGAAGTAGAATATTGCTTTTCCTTCCATTATGGTAGTTTTGTTAAACTAAAAGAAATACCACATGGTTAATGTGATGAATCCTCTGTATTCAGATTGATTCTCTTCAGAAGCTGGATAAAATGCTTGATGCATGTCAAAAGCTTGGAGTGGAAACTAATCCTAGTGTCATTGATGGTTTGGCAATTATTCCTCTATTCTCATGGTACCACAAGGTAAATCTTTACTATGAAATAGCAAAACTATTTCTTTTTGCAGCTGGGTCATTTTGTGCACATCTTGATGTCATTCTGCTTTATCCCAGAGCTTTGATAGGGAAAAGGACATAACTGGCATCCGCATTCCATCTTTGGAGCTGGTGATTCACTTTCTTTCTCCTTGTAAGGATTTTACCTTTTAGTTTGGTGATATGTTAGCCGTTCCCTCCTTGGCCTTGTTTTCTTTCAAAGTAGACATAAGATGAGCAAGTTGAGTGTGCCAATCTTTAGCTTACTGACAACTGAAACTGAAATGAAAAGTGCTTACTTGATTTTCTCGTTATCACTGAATTCGtctaaaaataagtcaatttaTTAGCACCTCCATCACACTCAGTGCTCTGAAGTGATGTGCATCCAATTGCACTTCGTTTTATCAGTAAAAGATTCCTGATCGGTCCAAGGAAATGTGCCTATTACCTTGGGGTGACTTCAAGTATTTTCTGTTATGGGTAGGTGAGTAGGGATACTAGTTGACATCTGCAAGCTACTTGCTCATTTTCTTTTGCgttttatttaattatcttaGTGATTCTTCTGTTTCTGGCTGCTTTGGATGCGCTTCCTCTGTTCTGAGCCTTTTCATTTTACTACTTGTATTGTAACATTACTCTCTGTTTTTTTATGAGTTCGGAGTGCTCAgacaatttattttctttcaaaaagtTTTCCCATCTATTACACAGTTAATAGACATTGGCTTATATGATACTCGTAGTTTACTGATTCTGTGTTCTATGGTAGACCGCTAGTACAGTGCAATATTACTGTTTTAATTCACTCTTATCATTTTTTGCACAGGCATGTAAGGACTTCCGTGCATGCAAGTGGCCCGTTGGACTTATAAATGGAGATAACTCCCTTGCTACACATTTTGATGCCATGAATGACAAAAATCAGGATACAGTCCAGGAAATGCTGGCAAGCTGCAACCAAATAATTTCATTCTCACACTTTATTCCAAGGTTAGCGTTAGCTCAGACTATTCTAAATCTCCTTGAGTTACTAGTCTAAAAATTTGATTGGTTATGGTTGAAAGGCCTCAGTCTTGCACTACAGTAGAAGAGACTTCTAGTTTGATTTAATGAGGTCGTTGTTTGTCAGATACTCCTGAAATTTAGTGTTACCATTTTCAAGAAAAAGATACCCTGAAAATTTCCCCCTTCCCTCCGTTACTGATTACCTAATTTGACATGTTCAGAGTTGAACAGTAAAACGTTCGATATCTCAGTGGTTGGCTTTTTCCCTGTAACCAAACCATGTTTCCACTATGATGTATCTGCCATAAGTGATGTAGTTCTTGTAGACTCTGTAGAGATATCAATGTATTTCCTTGCCCATCCCCTATGGAGTTTGCTATTCCCCTTGAAATGTTCTGTAAATCATCACATACAGCAACACAAGTTCTTTTCATTCATCTTTATTTGGCTGGAGAATCTTCTGCCCTGCACGAACCATCTATCAGAATCCTTGCTAAAATTAATCAATTGGAAAGATTTCCCCCCCTGAGACGAAATATATTTCGTTACccataataaaataaagttgcaCCAGAGAGGGGATTCTACCTCACTGGCACTACCAGCTTACTCCAAATAATCCAGGTTCAGATAGATCATGTTGATGATTGGAGTCCCTAAACATCTTATGCGGATGATTACGTTGTTTTACCTTGATTGGACTTTTTttgtcatcttttttttttttgcagacTAGAGCTTTGTCCAGAGAAGAGAATGCTTTTCTATCCTAACCTTCCAAAGATGATTGGTTCTGACTTTCTTGAGGCTCGTATAAGATACATACATGGAGCAAGAGGGAACACAAACGCTTGTCATATTTTTGGTCACACTCATTTCTGCTGGGATGTCCTGCTTGAT
It contains:
- the LOC129894199 gene encoding RNA polymerase I termination factor — encoded protein: MVQGDEKEDMLRKLEKKSKKSNKNAATSGLGGESDECDVKRKKNRECGKHSEKSNKDSDGNVVKCVEKKKKKKLKKSCLNEPLDTKTSAPASASEMRDSDKVVETLGEVSGGEAVDEIRRKKKSKKNTKTTNGVEVTKTDIKAKSIKAKSDDCDIKRKKERDHGKRSRKKYSEDSDEVASRIVEGNKSRKLKKSCGDEQEKMHDTEDVQEDIVAEVNEGDISSPIEIEEENRTDNGNIKKRKKVKLGHNSEDPTHEKSEKRVRFSGHVQIFPSLNDPRDEKHNIEEENLLRGKRFSKLEDEIVKKAVHKYIEIHNLGEEGLKKVLNSRSYPEIKGCWKEIGSAIPYRPSTAVYSRAQILFRRSESRKWTEEEYEMVRKFQKENGNNWKALADELGKHRWHVKDTWRRIKLPNLNKGQWTQEEYQTLFDLVNTNLRLKLSEEKKSKHGMLRDNIAWGAISDSLSTRTDATCCLKWYGQLTSPMVAKGEWADADDYRLVDALFELDASCIEDVDWDNLLDHRPGDICRKRWNQMVLHIGQLGNRPFAEQVEVLAKRYRLDLAEVREAWDSKPIVP
- the LOC129895163 gene encoding uncharacterized protein LOC129895163 isoform X1, which translates into the protein MVLCLITTSSTFYLQPGRSRYLRNCGRYLMKHADITRHKIIPSARVDTVGLEVFVVSDLHTEYAENMAWVKGLPKKGRKKEVLLVAGDVAETYEKFVLTMSLLKASFEHVFFVPGNHDLWLRREKENYIDSLQKLDKMLDACQKLGVETNPSVIDGLAIIPLFSWYHKSFDREKDITGIRIPSLELACKDFRACKWPVGLINGDNSLATHFDAMNDKNQDTVQEMLASCNQIISFSHFIPRLELCPEKRMLFYPNLPKMIGSDFLEARIRYIHGARGNTNACHIFGHTHFCWDVLLDGIRYVQAPLAYPRERKRRMNGGEDWLPFCIYSKGELTENISPCYWSDYYASNPRTPDVTELAPWVAKFYGKL
- the LOC129895163 gene encoding uncharacterized protein LOC129895163 isoform X2, whose translation is MVLCLITTSSTFYLQPGRSRYLRNCGRYLMKHADITRHKIIPSARVDTVGLEVFVVSDLHTEYAENMAWVKGLPKKGRKKEVLLVAGDVAETYEKFVLTMSLLKASFEHVFFVPGNHDLWLRREKENYIDSLQKLDKMLDACQKLGVETNPSVIDGLAIIPLFSWYHKSFDREKDITGIRIPSLELACKDFRACKWPVGLINGDNSLATHFDAMNDKNQDTVQEMLASCNQIISFSHFIPRLELCPEKRMLFYPNLPKMIGSDFLEARIRYIHGARGNTNACHIFGHTHFCWDVLLDGIRRHWHIQEKGKEG